Proteins from one Planctomyces sp. SH-PL62 genomic window:
- a CDS encoding TspO/MBR family protein yields the protein MAGKRSVAAQAAGLVGFLMLTAGAAALGSWATIPNIDSWYAGLRKPPWTPPNWLFGPAWTLLYLLMAVAAWRVWRRLDADPTARKSALACWGFQLALNAAWSWLFFGFQKPGLAFVELVSLWLLILATLVSFARIDRTAAALLAPYLLWVTYAGTLNGAIAWLN from the coding sequence GTGGCGGGAAAGCGGTCGGTGGCGGCGCAGGCGGCCGGGCTGGTAGGGTTCTTGATGCTGACGGCGGGGGCCGCCGCGCTGGGGTCCTGGGCGACGATCCCCAATATCGACTCCTGGTACGCCGGGCTCCGCAAGCCTCCGTGGACGCCTCCGAACTGGCTTTTCGGGCCCGCCTGGACGCTCCTGTACCTGCTCATGGCAGTCGCCGCGTGGCGGGTCTGGCGGCGCCTCGACGCCGATCCGACGGCCCGGAAATCGGCGCTCGCCTGCTGGGGGTTCCAACTCGCACTCAATGCCGCCTGGTCGTGGCTCTTCTTCGGCTTCCAGAAGCCGGGCCTGGCGTTCGTCGAACTGGTCTCGCTCTGGCTTTTGATCCTCGCGACCCTGGTGAGTTTCGCCAGGATCGACAGGACGGCCGCGGCGCTTCTTGCGCCGTATCTCCTGTGGGTGACCTACGCCGGCACCCTCAACGGGGCGATCGCCTGGCTGAATTGA
- a CDS encoding cupin domain-containing protein, whose product MPTLIPGPSRVEAAGSKPKLIDEYVGNVNTREPGLSLAHMRSPGGWVEPGQTPTFDEYTLVLRGLLRVEHRDGVLDVAAGQAVRVAAGEWVRYSTPEAEGAEYVAVCLPAFTLDAARRDPE is encoded by the coding sequence ATGCCGACCCTGATCCCCGGCCCCAGCCGGGTCGAAGCCGCGGGCAGCAAGCCGAAGCTGATCGACGAGTACGTCGGGAACGTGAACACGCGGGAGCCGGGCCTGAGCCTGGCCCACATGCGGAGCCCCGGCGGCTGGGTCGAGCCCGGGCAGACGCCCACGTTCGACGAGTATACGCTGGTCCTGCGCGGGCTCCTTCGCGTCGAGCATCGCGACGGGGTCCTCGACGTCGCGGCGGGGCAGGCCGTTCGAGTCGCCGCCGGCGAATGGGTCCGTTACAGCACCCCCGAGGCTGAAGGCGCCGAGTACGTCGCCGTCTGCCTCCCCGCCTTCACCCTCGACGCCGCCCGCCGCGACCCGGAGTGA
- a CDS encoding SDR family oxidoreductase: protein MPSPTPSLKGKTCLITGATSGIGFIAARELARAGARLLLVGRSARTADDAARRIREEVAGADVGPLHADLSSQAEIRKLADEVRNRTDRLDVLVNNAGGIFLDRTESVDGIETTFAVNHLAPFLLTHLLLPLLEAAPSARVVTVASGAHRGVAMTFDDLEGRTRYSGWRAYQRSKLANILFTRELARRLKGSSITANSLHPGYVNTQIFRDATWKGRVMRALAGLFAITPEKGAETTIHLASSPEVEGVSGEYFIASRAVGSSLASQDEAAARRLWDVSAEMTGVERSVD from the coding sequence ATGCCGAGCCCGACCCCCTCTCTGAAGGGCAAGACCTGCCTGATCACCGGCGCGACGTCCGGGATCGGATTCATCGCCGCGCGCGAGCTGGCCCGGGCCGGCGCCCGCCTCCTCCTGGTCGGCCGATCGGCGCGAACCGCCGACGACGCCGCACGACGGATTCGCGAAGAGGTCGCCGGAGCCGACGTCGGACCGCTCCATGCGGATCTCTCGTCCCAGGCCGAGATCCGCAAACTGGCCGACGAGGTCCGCAACCGCACCGATCGCCTCGACGTGCTCGTCAACAACGCCGGCGGCATCTTCCTCGACCGGACGGAGAGCGTCGACGGGATCGAGACGACGTTCGCGGTGAACCACCTGGCCCCATTCCTGCTCACCCACCTGCTGCTCCCGCTCCTGGAGGCGGCCCCCTCGGCGCGAGTCGTCACCGTCGCGTCGGGGGCACACCGGGGCGTCGCGATGACATTCGACGACCTGGAAGGGCGGACGCGATACAGCGGCTGGCGGGCCTACCAGCGGTCCAAACTCGCCAACATCCTGTTCACCCGCGAACTCGCCCGCCGTCTGAAAGGAAGCTCTATAACGGCCAACTCGCTTCATCCGGGATACGTGAACACCCAGATCTTCCGCGATGCGACCTGGAAGGGGCGGGTCATGCGCGCCCTCGCCGGCCTCTTCGCCATTACTCCCGAAAAGGGGGCGGAGACGACGATTCATCTCGCTTCCTCGCCCGAGGTCGAAGGCGTGAGCGGCGAGTACTTCATCGCCTCCAGGGCCGTCGGGTCCTCCCTCGCGTCCCAGGACGAGGCCGCCGCCCGACGGCTCTGGGACGTCAGCGCCGAGATGACCGGCGTCGAGCGTTCGGTCGATTAA
- a CDS encoding lactate racemase domain-containing protein — protein MSRHVIEFGGERLELELSEVALVGAFQAPEGMTGTAAEAALRGALERPKGYPALRQIVVPGDRLAIAIGADVPDARLVLDVATEILEGAGVELEAITVVGPPGLAEALVPTTRGGASEIHDPACRDRLAYLATTAKGSRIYLNRTLTDSDVVLPVGLLRHDPLNGPKGPWSVLFPELSDEETREAHRRSLGEALPTASPRGLPDEEAVEVGTLLGAHLQIGVVPGSRGPVEYIAGSVEQVRDMGMLALDRCWSFRPESRAELVVAGIGGNEGTTSLHELVAGLATASRLVQRGGKIVALSRVAGPLGPSLQRLAAAGDGADAREVLRGCEADPDSLLARTLARVLAWADVYLLSRLDPDAVEDLSMIVLDRPEEARRLAERSASCLVVDRADLVRVDWGGRDDA, from the coding sequence GTGTCGCGTCACGTGATTGAATTCGGCGGCGAACGGCTGGAGCTGGAGCTGTCGGAAGTGGCCCTCGTCGGTGCCTTTCAGGCCCCCGAAGGGATGACCGGAACCGCTGCCGAGGCCGCGCTCCGCGGCGCCTTGGAGCGGCCGAAGGGGTATCCTGCGCTTCGCCAGATCGTCGTGCCGGGGGATCGTCTGGCCATCGCGATCGGCGCCGACGTCCCGGATGCGCGGCTCGTGCTGGACGTCGCGACCGAAATCCTCGAAGGGGCCGGCGTGGAGCTCGAAGCGATCACGGTCGTCGGGCCCCCGGGGCTCGCCGAGGCTCTCGTCCCCACGACTCGGGGGGGGGCGAGCGAGATCCACGACCCGGCGTGCCGCGATCGGTTGGCCTACCTGGCCACGACGGCGAAGGGGAGCCGGATCTATCTCAACCGCACGCTGACCGACTCCGACGTCGTCCTGCCGGTGGGCCTGTTGCGTCACGATCCGCTCAACGGGCCGAAGGGGCCCTGGAGCGTCCTGTTCCCCGAGTTGAGCGACGAGGAGACGCGAGAGGCCCATCGCCGGTCGCTCGGCGAAGCCCTGCCGACCGCTTCCCCCCGCGGCCTTCCTGACGAGGAAGCCGTCGAGGTGGGAACGCTGCTGGGGGCTCATCTCCAGATCGGCGTCGTCCCCGGTTCCCGCGGGCCCGTCGAGTACATCGCCGGGTCGGTCGAGCAGGTCCGCGATATGGGGATGTTGGCGCTCGACCGGTGCTGGAGCTTCCGCCCCGAGTCCCGCGCCGAACTCGTTGTGGCGGGGATCGGCGGGAACGAGGGGACGACGAGCCTCCACGAACTGGTCGCCGGCCTGGCGACCGCGAGCCGACTGGTCCAACGTGGGGGCAAGATCGTCGCGCTGTCTCGGGTCGCCGGACCGCTCGGGCCGTCCCTCCAGCGGCTCGCCGCCGCCGGCGACGGGGCGGATGCGCGCGAGGTGCTCCGTGGCTGCGAGGCCGACCCGGACTCTCTGCTCGCGCGGACGCTGGCCCGCGTCCTCGCCTGGGCCGACGTCTATCTCCTCAGCCGGCTCGATCCCGACGCGGTCGAGGACCTCTCCATGATCGTGCTCGACCGCCCCGAGGAGGCGCGTAGGCTCGCCGAGCGGTCGGCCTCATGCCTCGTCGTCGACCGCGCCGACCTCGTCCGGGTCGACTGGGGCGGCCGGGACGACGCCTGA
- a CDS encoding YgfZ/GcvT domain-containing protein has translation MSTSFEQYRAVDEATAWIDRSDRVRFKVSGPDAAKFLHNVTTNDVKRLAVGRGCEAFVTSLQGKTLAYVTISARPVAFLLRADPGGLDLARAHLQKYGIFDDVVQGDESATSAEYHLVGPGAAEWLERAGAVAPEAQELAGVETRIQGLDVLCIRESPTGRPGFTLIASGPDGPALGETLRDGGLAELAPETFEALRIEAGTPVFGADVTEKNLPQEIARDDRTISFVKGCYLGQETVARLDALGHVNKILKALRFAPGDPVPPPGAGLEADGKVVGSVTSSAYSPGWGAGVGLGIVRVAHASPGTSLSWRRPEDGGTFPASVADPPNLPSRS, from the coding sequence ATGAGCACGAGTTTCGAGCAGTATCGAGCGGTCGACGAGGCGACGGCGTGGATCGACCGCTCCGACCGCGTCCGCTTCAAGGTCTCCGGCCCCGATGCGGCGAAATTCCTCCACAACGTGACGACCAACGACGTGAAGCGGCTGGCGGTCGGTCGGGGTTGCGAGGCCTTCGTCACGAGTCTCCAGGGCAAGACCCTGGCCTACGTCACGATCAGCGCCCGCCCGGTCGCGTTCCTCCTGAGAGCCGATCCCGGCGGGCTGGATCTCGCCCGCGCCCACCTCCAGAAATACGGGATCTTCGACGACGTCGTCCAGGGAGACGAGTCGGCAACCTCCGCCGAGTATCACCTGGTCGGGCCCGGCGCGGCCGAATGGCTGGAGCGCGCCGGCGCCGTCGCGCCGGAGGCTCAGGAACTGGCCGGCGTCGAGACGCGAATCCAGGGCCTCGACGTCCTTTGCATCCGCGAGTCGCCCACCGGCCGCCCGGGATTCACCCTGATCGCCTCCGGTCCCGACGGCCCGGCGCTCGGCGAGACCCTCCGCGACGGCGGTCTGGCGGAACTCGCGCCCGAGACGTTCGAGGCGCTCCGCATCGAGGCGGGGACGCCGGTCTTCGGGGCCGACGTCACCGAGAAGAATCTGCCCCAGGAAATCGCCCGCGACGACCGCACGATCAGCTTCGTCAAGGGTTGCTACCTGGGACAGGAGACCGTCGCCCGTCTCGACGCCCTGGGACACGTCAACAAGATCCTCAAAGCTCTGCGGTTCGCCCCCGGCGACCCGGTCCCGCCTCCGGGCGCCGGCCTCGAGGCCGACGGCAAGGTCGTCGGCTCTGTCACCTCGTCGGCGTACTCGCCCGGCTGGGGCGCGGGCGTCGGCCTGGGCATCGTCCGGGTCGCCCACGCCTCGCCCGGCACGTCTCTCTCCTGGAGACGACCCGAGGACGGCGGGACGTTTCCGGCGTCGGTCGCCGATCCGCCGAACCTCCCCTCCCGATCCTGA